The Ptiloglossa arizonensis isolate GNS036 chromosome 4, iyPtiAriz1_principal, whole genome shotgun sequence genome contains the following window.
TATTTCATTGAGAGCTCGGGGTCAGGTCGAGACGAGAGAGACGTTGGGGGGGGGGGCACGGTTCTTTAGGCCGCGCGTGACTACAATATGAACACCGGAGAGGGGGGATTAGAGTCTCAAAATCGCGTTATCCTCGTTAcgttgtcctcttcgttctcctCGCGGATGGCCCCCTCGATTTGCGCGAAGACGGGACTGGTGGATCTTGCGGTGTACATCTCGTCACGAGGTCTCCGATTCGATCCGCGGTTAGTCTCGACGTAGACGTCGGTGGTCTCTACGCGATCGTTCTCGTTCCTGGTTCTCTTCTTACGATGACACTTGGGCCGTGCGTACGCTGTATTCACGTTGCTTCTTTCCGCGAAGCTCGTTCTTAACTGGAAACGTTACTTCTTCAGTTCTTAACGTGACGACACAATCATCGGTATACGATTACAAATCACACCCTCGAAACGGCGattacgaatattttcgaaactttgagaggttctttgaaaaatattccacgcgtatttttttcaattgtgCAACAATTCACACGGATGACGAATATATTCAGTCGATGGTCGTTTGCATTCGTTTCTTTGTGTATTACTTTTCTATTCCAACTTGGACAACTGTTGTCATCAGTTCGATAGAaactgggttgttcggaaagtaatttcgttttccaaaatggagagtatgtaatttagtaaaaatgtttgtacactccaagaaatcgtgtttcattttcaccccaaaaaaaaaaaaagaaaacgaaatcactttccgaacaagccaatagaaGTGTAACGAAAGTATTACGCGGGGAATATTTTTCGAGGCGTCGCTTTGCacaaaagtttttttttcgtaaattataTACAACTTCTCTACAGGGTGCTACGAAAGCGTTTCAGAATTTCGAGGGTGTACATAAAATCGCTTAACTGGCCAAAAAGTGTGTAACCAAATTTCTAATTCGAGCGAACGAATTGTTACTATATTATACTAATGTATCAACGAATTGTTGGAGGTAGTGCCTTGGTGACTTTGAGCGACTAATTCATTTCGCCCAGATCTCCGCGACGATGCAATGACTAAAAGTGTCTATATACCTTGGGAACTGATTCGCAGCCTGGTCTTTACTAGATCTGTTTTCTTAATTCTGAAGAGTGGAATATGCCTGAAAATTTTACATCATTATTGAATTGGCCTGTATCGTTTAAATACTGGATTATGTACTGTACGAAGCTTAGATGTTGATCTCTGGAAGGAATTGTGATCAGACATTTTAATTGGCCTTCAATGGTCTGCGACTGAGCATAAGGAACACACACGTTGAATTATCCAACTgcaagaattaaaaatttttcatagtTTCATCAATCTATCGACACCGTTATTATATAAGAAACAaagtgaaaaatgtagaaataagaTTTTTTTGTAATTGGATAGTTCCTTGAGTTTGATCGTCACTACTTCTTCACACTATTTCTTACTCGCTTACTCTTCTTACATACCTTCAAACTATTTCTCCTAGGATTACGTTTCACTCGAAACATTAAGTAACAACGGTGGGCATAGGTCATTGAAATTCAAAGGTACGTTACTGTACTACATACTTTTGTAACTCAGGAATTATCTTTCCAGCTTCCAACTACAATTACAAAAGCTGAAGAGCAACAGAATTTTACACTCTACCATTGGAGGCTAAAGCTGCACAACGAAGaggtaataaaaagaaaaacgtgcttcaaaaaaaaaaaagaaaaaagtctcACGATCGCATTCTAGATGCACacttgtaacattttttaaaagttaTTCACTTCTCGCATTTCCGCGTGGAATCCGTAGTTGTTGTATCCGGGAGTCCCCCGCATGTCAGACCCCCTTGATTGGGCCAGATACTTCTGGTTCGGACTCGAGCTGCCGTAATAATTTGGGTACGTGGACGCAGGCTGCAAATTCGTCGCGTTTCCTCCACCGGGGTGCACGTAATCGTAAAACGGACGTGTCTGAAGAACATAAAAGATTTTTCATGCGGACTGTTTCGATTCTTAACGACGCTTGTATAAGAGAAATGTACgagtgtgagtttctactttaaaccgGCAACAATCGATTCCAGTGTAAAGGGTGGTCTACCAGAAACCAGGACATCTTAACAGCTTCACTGGTTCAACCAGCAGAACGAAGTGTTCGATAATTATTTCTGAAAGTAGCTTACATTTACATAATTGATATTTGAAGTTAACGTGGCGATTGATTTTGTTACGTAACTCGAGGTACGAAAAACTTacgaaaatgaataaattaatcgatacACTGGAAATAACACGTCGATGAGGAAATTCAAGAGTTGCTTTTCAAAACGTTAAACGAACGGATAACGGTCACTAGGGAAACAGATGTACTTTAATCGACGAAAGAGAAATATTCTAAATggtaacaaaaagaaatatatctctacagagtgaaggaaacgaaggaatTCTTGCaaactagaaaaaaaaaatatacatgtcACGCTCGAAAAGAAAGGATGACTGTAACacgtatcgaatgaaaaataaaagaatccaAAGAATCGGATTGCCACCTAATCGAATTACGTTGATTCCATaattaaatattgggttgttcggaaaatcgtttcttttttttttctggtgaaaatgaaacacgatttttttcgagcgtacgaacattttattaaattatatattctccattttggagaacgaaatcactttccggacAAGCCAATAGTagctaaaattttttaaacggcaACACGATCCGTACTTTGACGCCATTCCAGCCTTATGAAGAACGATTTGCATTTAATCGTTCATTTGTTTATTTCGATCGTTACTGAAAACAAAAGAATATTGGATTAAGTAAACGGACCAACAACGAAGAAAATGGTCTCCGACCATAAGAACCGAATAGGTGGCAACCCTACCGACGCAATTCGTTGCTCTGACCTGTCTCATGATCGTGTTTATCCTTGGATCGGGGCCCAGATCGGTCGATCCAAATCTCTGGCCGAACTCCTTTCCTCTGGCCAAGTGATTGACCATGTAATAGGTCCTTGGAATTAGAACACCTACGATGATCAAGTATGCCGTGGCGATGATAGCAAAGGAGACCACCGTGTCGCGTGATTCCGGTTCCATCAGGATGAAACAGGTCAGCCAGATGGCCCATGTTATCAACAGACCAATCGAGGTGCCGAAGAAACATTTCCCTTCGCGATAATTGCGCGGCAATTGGACGATAAAGAAGCACACCACGAACAGCGCCACCAGTAGAAATATATCGTAACCTGAAATTGGTTTTTATTACCACGGTTCGTGTACATTTATTAAGAACACCTCGGGGATTTGGCGAGGTATACGGACGGAGGGTGCGCGAACGACTGCGATAAATTCTACTGCGGTCTTATGTTTTTATTGGGAACGTGAACGCACCACGGTTTCGTTAAGTGTTTTTTGCCGAGTCGCGGCGAACAAATAAAGGCCAGTTTCAATCCACGGTGGCCGAAGGGCGAGAAGATAGGGGGGGAAAGATGGGAAAACAAGAGAGGAGTCCACCGGTGGACTCGTAAGGTTATCTTAAGTCACTGTAACGTAGGAATGTACTATTAGGCACTGGTGAGAACGAATCTGGAAGGAATGAATATTTCAATCGAATATTCCACCGAATAGAATCTTGACACCTTCGTCGTCGAACACGCGACCAAGGTGGGAAGGGTACCACAAATATGGTCAAGATTTTTAATCACAAATAAAACTACGTGTTTAAGGTAGACGAGATTAGGAACTGGTGAGAACGAATCTGGAAGGAATAAACATTTCAATCGAGTATTCCACCGAATAGAATCTTGACACCTTCATCGTCGAACACGCGACCAAGGTGGGAAGGGTACCACAAATATGGTCGAGATTTTTAGTCACAAATAAAACTACGTGTCTAAGGTAGACGTAGAAAGAATAGTCGGAGAATGTACCGTCGGAGTGGCAAAAAAGATCTATAAACGCGGATTACACCGAGAAAACTTAACAAGGATCGTAGGTGATCGaggaaatcatcagaatttagaAGGATCGGTAGGTCGGGCCCAGTTACGCATCCTTAATTACTGTCTGTGTTACTTGAACATATCGTTGTcctgaaaaattggaaaatatctGTAATTTACACGCTGAGAAACGACCGATGTTTGAAACGAGGATACTCGAAGAATATGGTTTACCGAGCAGAGCGATGAAGATGAGGCTCCTAATGACGAAGGCCGAGTCCTCGGTGCTGAGAGCGAAGAACATGATTGATATCGCCAATTCCACACCGAACATGAAGAACACCATCAGAGCCTGCAGATATCCGTTGATATGCGCGGTGAAGACACCTCCCTTGGAGAAAACCAGGAAGAAGGCTCTGGACAACATCACCGAGAAGTCGATACCAAAAGCGAGAGTGGTCACGAGGATCTTCCTCGAGTTGAGTATCTCTGCGCCTACGTAGGCGTCGTTCATGCAGAACGGAAGGACCGTCAACAGTGTGAAAATATTCGCCAGTATCAGGACGATAGTTAGAGCTGGATTCCCATCGAGTACATCCTCGACGATGAAGCGGTAGATAATGAAGACAGCAATCACGCCGCAGGCGAGTGTGCCGCACACAACCACCGTGAGGAAAATTGGTATCCAGTTGCCCGGCTTTAATAAACCCCCGTCGAGTGTATCTGTAACGAGCGGAGACATTAGTCGGTACGTTGTTTCTGAGCACACCAACGAGGTTCTATCGAGGAATCGTTCTTGCCCCCTATTCGTAAGGGTGCAAGTATCGACCTACGTTCCTTTCGAACAGACCTTTCTAATTATCAGATTATCCTTGTATTGAAAATTCTCTATTTTATTCTTGGCAGATCGGATGCAACACTATCATTAATCTCGAGAGTGTATTTGTCAATTCTCTACAATGATTTACTATCCATCTATAACAGATTTTTGTCCATTACAGAGAATGGACAAAAACCATCTCGAGGGTTTACcttttattctccattttattcTTGGGTGATCGGATGCAACACTATCGTTAATCTCGAGAGGGTTTTTGTCCATTCTctataatggacaaaaatctaTTATAGATGGATAGTAAATCATTATAGAGAATGGACAAAAACCCTCTTGAGGGTTTACcttttattctccattttattcTTGGGTGATCGGATGCAACACTATCATTAATCTCGAGAGGGTATTTGTCAATTCTCTACAATGATTTACTATCCATCTATAACAGATTTTCGTCCATTATAGAGAATGGACAGAAACCCTCTCGAGATTAATGATAGTGTTGCATCCGATCTCCCAAgaataaaatggagaataacTTGTAACTCGTAACTTGTAAAGCAACTGGCTAGTACTTTTAAAGCAACGATGCAAATTTTCAGTCACGAATGTAATACGATCAGGAAGGTCTTCCAAGACGATAACAATAGATTctagaatatttttcgtttcttaagTTTTCAAAATCActataaaattttttacctatgcATTCACAAGTGTAAATTGCTATTCTAACGTACATATTTGCTTTTGATTGTATTATACCGAAGAGTGCCACAAATATGGTCGAAATTTTTAATCAGAAATAAAACTACGTGTCTAATTAATTGCCTCTATCGTTGCAAACCTCTAGTCACACCGCGTGGACCGTATCTCTTCTTAAAGTTCGAGCAATCCTCGCAGTTCTTAACGTACTTCTTCGTGCACAACTTGGGCATTTTAGGCAACCTTGACTCGGGTGTGATCCGAAACTTCAGGTTTGCCGGTTCCACTCTGTAGGTGGCCATGTCGATCAGTCCTTGCTGGCCCCTCATCGCCACAATGTACTTGATCGAGTGGAGCTTGGGCAGTATTCGCAGCGCGTTATACACATCGGAATTGCGTATCTCTAGGCCTACGTGGGGATTGAAACGTGGTAGCACGCAGGTTGTTTCCATTCCACGCGGACAGTTTCGTCTCTGGAGGTCCTGCAAAACCTGGGCGACCTCGAACACAGCCTTGCCAACACCGAGAAGATGCGACGAGTGAATCACCGAGTTGGCAGCCGCCACGAGGAAATCATCCGACAGGGACACGTTCTCCAGCAGGTTCATGTTGAAGGGTGGAGTTCTTACTACGTACGATCCTGGAGGTATAAAGTCTGGAAAATGGACGTCGTCGATAAATGTCAAAGAAATG
Protein-coding sequences here:
- the Boss gene encoding G protein coupled receptor bride of sevenless isoform X1, giving the protein MTMTFLKVVVLLCIPQLSLASFDRTVCAKNRSQLEISGNAVLSLFLDINHGPYCNTTSPKGIQEISTAFYVVHTLNKYEFIPGFPLGLKVFDTCHDELTVYKQSLQAAVYSDCTDHYELGILLPSEYISVLEPFRNYSVLPISTYNEQNLTKPLLNLMVHYLSTRFEIVDLLLVNSDFALNFFLDTTQEAGICVKNYANIVELDENETEAVIVVIGTRNDIRQWIERGEKLQGPRKTWIVLPLDGSNVDDFIPPGSYVVRTPPFNMNLLENVSLSDDFLVAAANSVIHSSHLLGVGKAVFEVAQVLQDLQRRNCPRGMETTCVLPRFNPHVGLEIRNSDVYNALRILPKLHSIKYIVAMRGQQGLIDMATYRVEPANLKFRITPESRLPKMPKLCTKKYVKNCEDCSNFKKRYGPRGVTRDTLDGGLLKPGNWIPIFLTVVVCGTLACGVIAVFIIYRFIVEDVLDGNPALTIVLILANIFTLLTVLPFCMNDAYVGAEILNSRKILVTTLAFGIDFSVMLSRAFFLVFSKGGVFTAHINGYLQALMVFFMFGVELAISIMFFALSTEDSAFVIRSLIFIALLGYDIFLLVALFVVCFFIVQLPRNYREGKCFFGTSIGLLITWAIWLTCFILMEPESRDTVVSFAIIATAYLIIVGVLIPRTYYMVNHLARGKEFGQRFGSTDLGPDPRINTIMRQTRPFYDYVHPGGGNATNLQPASTYPNYYGSSSPNQKYLAQSRGSDMRGTPGYNNYGFHAEMRELRTSFAERSNVNTAYARPKCHRKKRTRNENDRVETTDVYVETNRGSNRRPRDEMYTARSTSPVFAQIEGAIREENEEDNVTRITRF
- the Boss gene encoding G protein coupled receptor bride of sevenless isoform X5 → MTMTFLKVVVLLCIPQLSLASFDRTVCAKNRSQLEISGNAVLSLFLDINHGPYCNTTSPKGIQEISTAFYVVHTLNKYEFIPGFPLGLKVFDTCHDELTVYKQSLQAAVYSDCTDHYELGILLPSEYISVLEPFRNYSVLPISTYNEQNLTKPLLNLMVHYLSTRFEIVDLLLVNSDFALNFFLDTTQEAGICVKNYANIVELDENETEAVIVVIGTRNDIRQWIERGEKLQGPRKTWIVLPLDGSNVDDFIPPGSYVVRTPPFNMNLLENVSLSDDFLVAAANSVIHSSHLLGVGKAVFEVAQVLQDLQRRNCPRGMETTCVLPRFNPHVGLEIRNSDVYNALRILPKLHSIKYIVAMRGQQGLIDMATYRVEPANLKFRITPESRLPKMPKLCTKKYVKNCEDCSNFKKRYGPRGVTRDTLDGGLLKPGNWIPIFLTVVVCGTLACGVIAVFIIYRFIVEDVLDGNPALTIVLILANIFTLLTVLPFCMNDAYVGAEILNSRKILVTTLAFGIDFSVMLSRAFFLVFSKGGVFTAHINGYLQALMVFFMFGVELAISIMFFALSTEDSAFVIRSLIFIALLGYDIFLLVALFVVCFFIVQLPRNYREGKCFFGTSIGLLITWAIWLTCFILMEPESRDTVVSFAIIATAYLIIVGVLIPRTYYMVNHLARGKEFGQRFGSTDLGPDPRINTIMRQ
- the Boss gene encoding G protein coupled receptor bride of sevenless isoform X4; the protein is MTMTFLKVVVLLCIPQLSLASFDRTVCAKNRSQLEISGNAVLSLFLDINHGPYCNTTSPKGIQEISTAFYVVHTLNKYEFIPGFPLGLKVFDTCHDELTVYKQSLQAAVYSDCTDHYELGILLPSEYISVLEPFRNYSVLPISTYNEQNLTKPLLNLMVHYLSTRFEIVDLLLVNSDFALNFFLDTTQEAGICVKNYANIVELDENETEAVIVVIGTRNDIRQWIERGEKLQGPRKTWIVLPLDGSNVDDFIPPGSYVVRTPPFNMNLLENVSLSDDFLVAAANSVIHSSHLLGVGKAVFEVAQVLQDLQRRNCPRGMETTCVLPRFNPHVGLEIRNSDVYNALRILPKLHSIKYIVAMRGQQGLIDMATYRVEPANLKFRITPESRLPKMPKLCTKKYVKNCEDCSNFKKRYGPRGVTRDTLDGGLLKPGNWIPIFLTVVVCGTLACGVIAVFIIYRFIVEDVLDGNPALTIVLILANIFTLLTVLPFCMNDAYVGAEILNSRKILVTTLAFGIDFSVMLSRAFFLVFSKGGVFTAHINGYLQALMVFFMFGVELAISIMFFALSTEDSAFVIRSLIFIALLGYDIFLLVALFVVCFFIVQLPRNYREGKCFFGTSIGLLITWAIWLTCFILMEPESRDTVVSFAIIATAYLIIVGVLIPRTYYMVNHLARGKEFGQRFGSTDLGPDPRINTIMRQVRATNCVVTIEINK
- the Boss gene encoding G protein coupled receptor bride of sevenless isoform X2, with amino-acid sequence MTMTFLKVVVLLCIPQLSLASFDRTVCAKNRSQLEISGNAVLSLFLDINHGPYCNTTSPKGIQEISTAFYVVHTLNKYEFIPGFPLGLKVFDTCHDELTVYKQSLQAAVYSDCTDHYELGILLPSEYISVLEPFRNYSVLPISTYNEQNLTKPLLNLMVHYLSTRFEIVDLLLVNSDFALNFFLDTTQEAGICVKNYANIVELDENETEAVIVVIGTRNDIRQWIERGEKLQGPRKTWIVLPLDGSNVDDFIPPGSYVVRTPPFNMNLLENVSLSDDFLVAAANSVIHSSHLLGVGKAVFEVAQVLQDLQRRNCPRGMETTCVLPRFNPHVGLEIRNSDVYNALRILPKLHSIKYIVAMRGQQGLIDMATYRVEPANLKFRITPESRLPKMPKLCTKKYVKNCEDCSNFKKRYGPRGVTRDTLDGGLLKPGNWIPIFLTVVVCGTLACGVIAVFIIYRFIVEDVLDGNPALTIVLILANIFTLLTVLPFCMNDAYVGAEILNSRKILVTTLAFGIDFSVMLSRAFFLVFSKGGVFTAHINGYLQALMVFFMFGVELAISIMFFALSTEDSAFVIRSLIFIALLGYDIFLLVALFVVCFFIVQLPRNYREGKCFFGTSIGLLITWAIWLTCFILMEPESRDTVVSFAIIATAYLIIVGVLIPRTYYMVNHLARGKEFGQRFGSTDLGPDPRINTIMRQTRPFYDYVHPGGGNATNLQPASTYPNYYGSSSPNQKYLAQSRGSDMRGTPGYNNYGFHAEMRENELRGKKQREYSVRTAQVSS
- the Boss gene encoding G protein coupled receptor bride of sevenless isoform X3, with the translated sequence MTMTFLKVVVLLCIPQLSLASFDRTVCAKNRSQLEISGNAVLSLFLDINHGPYCNTTSPKGIQEISTAFYVVHTLNKYEFIPGFPLGLKVFDTCHDELTVYKQSLQAAVYSDCTDHYELGILLPSEYISVLEPFRNYSVLPISTYNEQNLTKPLLNLMVHYLSTRFEIVDLLLVNSDFALNFFLDTTQEAGICVKNYANIVELDENETEAVIVVIGTRNDIRQWIERGEKLQGPRKTWIVLPLDGSNVDDFIPPGSYVVRTPPFNMNLLENVSLSDDFLVAAANSVIHSSHLLGVGKAVFEVAQVLQDLQRRNCPRGMETTCVLPRFNPHVGLEIRNSDVYNALRILPKLHSIKYIVAMRGQQGLIDMATYRVEPANLKFRITPESRLPKMPKLCTKKYVKNCEDCSNFKKRYGPRGVTRDTLDGGLLKPGNWIPIFLTVVVCGTLACGVIAVFIIYRFIVEDVLDGNPALTIVLILANIFTLLTVLPFCMNDAYVGAEILNSRKILVTTLAFGIDFSVMLSRAFFLVFSKGGVFTAHINGYLQALMVFFMFGVELAISIMFFALSTEDSAFVIRSLIFIALLGYDIFLLVALFVVCFFIVQLPRNYREGKCFFGTSIGLLITWAIWLTCFILMEPESRDTVVSFAIIATAYLIIVGVLIPRTYYMVNHLARGKEFGQRFGSTDLGPDPRINTIMRQTRPFYDYVHPGGGNATNLQPASTYPNYYGSSSPNQKYLAQSRGSDMRGTPGYNNYGFHAEMREAYSTLQN